A section of the Thauera chlorobenzoica genome encodes:
- the asd gene encoding archaetidylserine decarboxylase (Phosphatidylserine decarboxylase is synthesized as a single chain precursor. Generation of the pyruvoyl active site from a Ser is coupled to cleavage of a Gly-Ser bond between the larger (beta) and smaller (alpha chains). It is an integral membrane protein.), which yields MYERLFVALQHVLPKKLLTRGAGRLAGLHGGRVTTAFIRWFVRRYGVAMDEAANPDPAGYASFNDFFTRSLRPGVRPFADADFLCPVDGAISQFGPIERDQIFQAKGHAYSVAALVGGDRRLAARFEDGEFATLYLSPKDYHRIHMPCAGELLQMIYVPGALFSVNPATARGVPGLFARNERVVCVFEGGFGPFAMVLVGATIVGSMATAWHGVVNPPRRPDIEKRSYADGEVVLARGEEMGRFLLGSTVVMLFPKGVLRFNSEWAPARAVRIGGAMAQLRRTG from the coding sequence GTGTACGAACGCTTATTCGTAGCCTTGCAGCATGTCCTGCCCAAGAAGCTGCTGACCCGGGGGGCTGGCAGGCTTGCAGGCCTGCACGGTGGGCGAGTGACCACCGCCTTCATCCGCTGGTTCGTGCGCCGCTATGGGGTCGCCATGGACGAGGCGGCCAATCCCGATCCCGCCGGCTACGCCAGCTTCAATGACTTCTTCACCCGTTCGCTGCGCCCGGGCGTGCGCCCGTTCGCCGATGCCGATTTCCTGTGCCCGGTCGATGGCGCGATCAGCCAGTTCGGCCCGATCGAGCGCGACCAGATCTTCCAGGCCAAGGGCCATGCCTATTCCGTCGCCGCCCTTGTCGGCGGCGATCGCCGGCTGGCGGCGCGCTTCGAGGACGGCGAGTTCGCCACCCTGTATCTCAGCCCGAAGGACTACCACCGCATCCACATGCCGTGCGCGGGCGAGCTGCTGCAGATGATCTACGTGCCGGGCGCGCTGTTCTCGGTCAATCCGGCGACCGCGCGCGGCGTGCCCGGGCTGTTCGCGCGCAACGAGCGCGTGGTGTGCGTGTTCGAGGGCGGGTTCGGCCCCTTCGCCATGGTGCTGGTAGGCGCGACCATCGTCGGCAGCATGGCCACGGCGTGGCACGGCGTGGTGAACCCGCCGCGGCGCCCGGACATCGAGAAGCGCAGCTATGCCGATGGCGAGGTGGTGCTGGCGCGGGGCGAGGAAATGGGGCGCTTCCTGCTCGGGTCGACGGTGGTGATGCTGTTTCCGAAGGGGGTGCTGCGCTTCAATTCCGAATGGGCGCCGGCGCGCGCGGTGCGCATCGGTGGGGCGATGGCGCAGCTGCGCCGCACGGGGTAG